The Streptomyces tendae DNA segment AAGCAGGGCCCGGTGCTGACCGCGCTCCTGGACGACACGGTCGGCAACCTGATCCAGCTCACCCAGAAGCTGGGCTGAGTCTCAGCGCACCGGGTGGCCGGCGTCCTTGAGGGTCTGCTTGACCTCGCCGATGCGCAGGTCGCCGAAGTGGAACACCGAGGCGGCCAGGACCGCGTCCGCGCCGGCGGCGACCGCGGGCGGGAAGTCGCCGAGCCGGCCCGCGCCGCCGGAGGCGATGACGGGCACGGTGACGTGCTTGCGGACGGCGGCGATCATTTCCAGGTCGTAGCCGTCCTTGGTGCCGTCGGCGTCCATGGAGTTGAGCAGGATCTCCCCGGCGCCCAGCTCGGCGGCGCGGTGCGCCCACTCCACGGCGTCGATGCCGGTGCCGCGGCGGCCGCCGTGCGTGGTGACCTCGAAGGACCCGCCGTCGGTGCGCCGGGCGTCGACCGAGAGGACGAGCACCTGCCTGCCGAACCGCTCGGCGATCTCACGGATGAGGTCGGGGCGGGCGATGGCGGCCGTGTTGACGCCGACCTTGTCGGCACCGGCGCGCAGCAGCTTGTCGACGTCCTCGGCGGTGCGCACGCCGCCGCCCACGGTGAGCGGGATGAACACCTGCTCGGCGGTGCGGCGGACCACGTCGTAGGTGGTCTCGCGGTTGCCCGAGGAGGCGGTGATGTCGAGGAACGTCAGCTCGTCGGCGCCCTCGGCGTCGTACAC contains these protein-coding regions:
- the hisF gene encoding imidazole glycerol phosphate synthase subunit HisF; this encodes MTLAVRVIPCLDVDGGRVVKGVNFQNLRDAGDPVEMAKVYDAEGADELTFLDITASSGNRETTYDVVRRTAEQVFIPLTVGGGVRTAEDVDKLLRAGADKVGVNTAAIARPDLIREIAERFGRQVLVLSVDARRTDGGSFEVTTHGGRRGTGIDAVEWAHRAAELGAGEILLNSMDADGTKDGYDLEMIAAVRKHVTVPVIASGGAGRLGDFPPAVAAGADAVLAASVFHFGDLRIGEVKQTLKDAGHPVR